In Microbulbifer sp. THAF38, the sequence CAGGGTGCGCACGCTGGTTTTATCCAGGTGATCGTAGTGATCATGACTGATTACTACGGCTTTTAACGCCGGCAGATCTTGCAGAGACAAAGGTAGCTGGTGGAAACGTTTCGGCCCAATCCACTGTACTGGTGAAGCCCTTACGCTGAACACTGGGTCAGTAAGTACATACTCTCCATCAAGATGGATCAAAACGGATGAGTGCCCCAGGCGATAGATCGTGGGCTGACCCTCATTGCTTGTGAGTACTTCCTTTGTGATCGACTGCAGCGGAAGAGGTGCTCTTGGTACCGGTGCCACTCTCTCAGCACGAGCATAGGCAGCAATGATGTCCACCATCTTACCCAGCCCCGCTCTATAGTCGATCTCCGTGTTTTGAAACTTTTGCGGCTGTGTAGCACAGCTATTAAACAGACCAACGGACATAACTATCACTCCTAGTAATAACCACCAGCGCTTCTTCATAGATGCCACCAAGTAAACTATACAGTGCAGTTTAATTACGGAAGAGACAGAAGTAAACCAACTAGTGTAAAATTAATCGAAAAGTGTAATTCCCCGCCAGGCAGATCTACTGGTGCAAACAGAGATACCGAGAGTCACATGAGTGGAAAGAAGCCGACTAGAAGCGAACTAAAGCGCCAGGCTATTATTGATGCCGCTAAACAGGCCTTTCAGGAACTCGGCGTTCAGGGGACCAGCATGGATGAACTGGCAGCCCGAGCCCAAGTGTCCAAGCGCACGGTATATAACCACTTTGCCAGTAAAGAAGCGCTGGTGATGTTTTTGATTGGCGAGCTCTGGCAGCAGGCAACCCAGTCTCCCGGCTGTGATTACAACCCCGACAGCGACCTGCATGCGCAGCTTCTCACGCTATTGGAGCTGGAAATTAAAACCATCTGTAACCCGCAGTATATTGAACTAAATCGCATGGCCTTCGACTACTTCTTCCACCAGCCGGAAGCCCTGCGTCAGGAAATGGAAAAATACAAAGCCCATGAAACCGGTGTACAGCGCTGGATTAAAGCTGCCGCAGCCGATGGCCGGCTGAAGCCACTGGACCCAGAAATCGCCAGTGGGCAGATACACAATTTAATTAAGGGAAGCTGTTTTTGGCCACAGATGTTGCAACTTTCCGACCCGCCTAGCTCAACCGAACAAGCCGCACTGGCGGAGCGTACTGCGGGGATGTTTTTGAGTCATTATCAGGTTTAATACCCTGATTGGCAGCTCTAAATAGCAATCAGGATTCCTTAGGAAACTCAACTGCAAAAGTGAATCAGGCATGTCAATATCGTATCAATGTTCCTTTAGGCTATTAAGCCTTGGCTTAATGGCTCAGGATATATACTGACAATGATTAGAAGCTACACCCCAAACGACATAGAGACCATACTAAATATTTGGCTAAACGCCTCCGTTAAGGCGCATAATTTTATCGCAGCTGACTTCTGGGATTCTCAAATAGATAATATGCGCAATATCTATATACCAAACTCAGAAACCTATATCTATGAAATACAATCAAAAATAACTGGCTTTTATTCTCTAGTTGACAATACTTTAGCCGCGCTCTTTGTAGATCCAGAATTTCAAGGCCAAGGTATTGGGAAACAGCTTTTAGAACACGCAAAATCACAGAGAAGCCCGTTAAATCTAACGGTTTACAAAGAGAATGTTAGCAGTTATCAGTTTTACCTATCTCAAGGCTTTCACCTACTGAAAGAGCAATCAGATAACCATACAGGACATATTGAGTGCTTGATGAGCACAAATATAAAAAACACTCATCCACATCCCTAAAATATAACTATAAGTAGGAAACAATGCTCCTCGCTAAGATCTATTTGATCGACAAATCAAAAGAGTTGGTTGAAGCTTGGCACCAGGTTTTTGGTGATATCGAGATTTTTGAAATTATTGAGGGCGATTTTTTCTCAAAACCTGCTGATGCAATGGTCAGCCCAGCAAACAGTTTTGGCATTATGGATGGGGGCCTCGACCTGCCGATTAGGAATGAATTAGGATTTGAGGTGGAAGATCGGTTACAAGAACGAATTAAATCTGATTTTCATGGTGAGCTACCCATTGGATCAGCAATAGTGATTCCGACCTCAAATTCCAGGTGGCCCTACCTGATTTCCGCACCCACAATGCGTATTCCTGAAGATATATCAAATACTATGAATGCCTACCATGCTTTTAGGGCCATTTTAAACTCAGTGCGACTATTTAATGAATCAACTCCCACACAGAGGATAAACTCAATAGTTTGCCCAGGCTTGGGCACTGGCATTGGAAACTTACCGGCAAGGCGTTGTGCTGGCCATATGCGAGCGGCCTATAATTACTTATCCAAGCCTCCTAGAATCCCTAGCTATAAAGAAATTCATGAGACCCACAGAAAACTGCAAATCACATATTAAATAGGGCCAAAGCCCAATTGAAATAGCTCAACAGAAATAAAGCACAGCGTAAAATACAAAAAGGCCCCTGGTGGGGCCTTGTTTGGTTAGTTGAATTTATAATTTTTCCCAAGCCATATCCCAGTTTCGACCTCTACCTGGCTCATACTGGTTTGCACTTCTGCTCCACTGGACACAGTAGCCAGAGTTAGGGAAGGGCTTACACTGATAAATATTTCCATCCCGAGCCAAAACTTTAGTACCTGCGGTATAGCGTCTCAGGCCGCGAGGGAAAACATAATCGTAGTCATCTTCATCTATAGTCTGCCCGTCATCTCCGTTGTTTTGATCATCATCACCTGAGTTGTGATCGTCATCTCCACTATCATCACCACCGACCAGATAGAAGTTTAGAGTGTTCTGTTCAATCAGATTACCTTCAAAGTCTTTTACAACTACCACTAACATGTGATGCCCAGCTTCAGATTTGGACAGAGCAAGTGTGGTATTAACACTTTCACCATCTCGTATATTGCTGGCATAGTTGGCCAGCGTCTCCTGATCGTGGTTAACAACTTTTAATTCAGCTCTGATGTCACCAACCGCTGTTAGCGAAAGATCCAGAGCTGTTTGATCGCCGCTAATCGTATATTCATTCTCCAGACCGGATACGTTTAGCTCATAGTCAGGGATTTGGGTATTGATTTCATAACTGATTTCAACACGTTCCAGGCCGCTATCATTTTGCAAGTAGATCGGATTGGAACCGTAGGTGGGGTTGAAGCTATCTTGCCCATCGTACTCACCGGCACGGATCAAGGTTTGCTCCTGATTAATTTTCTCAGCCAGGTCGTGTGTCCAGTTGGTGGCCATACCCTGATCAGCAGAGGTGATATCCAGTACTGTGGAATAGGCTTCATTCTCACCGCCATTGCCAAACACACGAGTGTAAACTTTGTCACCCACACTCAAGTCTTGAGTGGGGATAATAGTTCCGCCCTGACTCCAGTTAGAGTTGTTGTCATCATTACCGTTATTTCCACTGAACTCCACATCAATCACATTGTAGAAAGCGTTAACAGTGTCACCAACATCCCATACCGCCAAAATAACTTGGTAACCTTCTCGTTCAGGTACAACACACTCGTGATAAACATCGTAGGGAGGTTGCTGGAAGTTTCCATCAACTTCACAAAACGGGTTGAGATCGAAAGAATCGCGAGTTAGTGGTTGGTTTGGATTCCAATCCGCCTTTGTAATATAGTATTTCCAGTCGCGGGTAACATGATTCGCAGTAAAGTGCCATTTAAATGTTTGCGTACCGGCACTGATAGGATTTTTTATCCAACGATCGGAAGTTTGTTCATTGAGTGTGGACCAGGAGCTATTGCCACCACTAGCAATTTGTCCATCAGCGGGACCACTCTCCGGAAACCCTTCGGGCCCTTCAATACTCTGTGGTTCCCACTGAACAGAGCCACAGTTAACATTCTTTTCTCCAGTAGTGGATTGGGCATATTTACATAGGGTTCCCCGCGCAGAGGCAACACCACCGTCTAATTCTTCGACATAGCCATGGCTCATTACATTTGAACTGACGCCAGCCAAAATCATCGCCAATAGCGTTTTATTTAATGCAGGTTTCTTCAGTGAAGAAACTGCTTTTTTCACTCGTAAAGTCATATCAACTGCCATTATTTATGCATGTACGATTTCCTTCCTGGGTTGATTCACTTCCTTATTTTGCCCGACCAAGTAAACATCGCTTTATTTAAAAAATACTTGTAAGGCGTTATTGTCAGGTTAATGGACTACGCTCTATAAATACGGTTCCGAGAATTTTCGCTATTGCGCTAACAAATTAAGATATTGTCACCAAAATACAAACTGCTCTTAGCAAGAGAAAATATCAGAAAATTTTTGGGAATTTCTATTTAGACTTCTTGTCTGGAGGAGAGAAAGTATAAATCGACTACAAATACATAGAGAGTTCTAGGCAAATAAACAACGGGAAGCAACCATCTAAAAATCCAAAAAGTTTTTTACTGAATATATGACCAAAAATTAGAATCTGAACTAAAAAAACAATTAAGGATAGAAGGCCAGTAAACACCTTATCTCCACTAAGCAGTCATATGGCAACACATCCCTGTGTTGCCTAGACCTATTAAGGGGATATCAAAAGGAAGATAAAACTCCAAATCCCAACTGCATAGGGACTGTTTTCCTCCCCAAAACCCAAACAGACTAATGATTACGCCATAGCAGCACAGATTTGGCGCAAACCTGTCACTCACCTGTAGCTGGGCAGTCTTGGCGCTTACGGATATCAATCATTATTAGTAGGTTGGCGATAAACCAAAGGTCTTTAATGATAAATATGCCACTTGAGGCCAGAATTCCTGGGCTCTGCCAGCTTCCGGGATAGCTGAATAGAAAGGTCTGAGTGGTCACAAAGACCGCTCCACAGAGTAGCACCCCCGGCCAAAACACAGGCCGCATGACAATGCCTATAGCCAGAATGATCAGGGCGACCAAGTCATAGATGCCAATCAGATTGGAGGCCTGTTGTATATTGAAGAAATGATAGAGCCATGCCATCAAGGGTGAACTACGCACCAGACCCTCAATGCCCTGGGCTTCTATTGCGGTGAATTTCATCCCGCCAATCCACAGCAAGACCAACCCCACCGGTAAATAGTTCAGCCAGATATAGCGCTGTGACTGGCAGGCACTGCGGCTCAACAGTGTCAGGCCAACCGCTGTGAGGGCAAAGTACTTGATCACGCCCTGCCCGGAGCCAATAGCGGGAAATCCACCGAGGCTATCGATCCAATGTGCACTTCCGAGGAGGCTCAGTAATGGGACCAAAGATATAAATATAATCAGTAGTGCCAGAGGGCGAATATATTGTTGTTTTAACAGCGATAACAGGGCTAGCACGGCAGCTGCCGCAAAGACTAGCGCTACGACAATTCTTACGGTGTGCAAGCCTGCCTCACTATCCACACCATAATCCACACCATAAAATCCGAAAATGGAGGCCAAGCCCCCACTCTGGCCAAGAAACAAAGCGGCAGCAATCAATGCAAATGAAAGGCCCAGTAGGGCCCTAGAGGTTTTTTGTAAAAAGGTATTCATCATTCAGGGACCAAATCGTAAATAGCACTTGCGGAAAACCTAGTGGCTTCCCCTCTCACTCTTCTTACAGCACTTCCCAAGACCAAATGACCCATCAAGTATTCTAGGTCGGGTTAGCTGTGAAAGTGCCTGAAGGCCTATTAACGTTGTCGGTCCTGACTGTAAAAAATTACACCTTAATTAACTTATTAACTGAAAATAGACTGGCCTCTGCTGGTCGTGTTCACTTTATTCCAAAGTAAGCGTCCCGCGGTACATCTGCATCTGGCAGCTAAAGGGGTATTTTCCCGGTTTGGCCGCGGGGATTTCTACCGTGGTTTCTTTATTGAGCGCTAGTTCAGCACTGATTTCGAGATCCGGGAAGATCACCCATTCGGAGCAGGGGCTGGGATCTTCCCGTAAAAAATGCAGGGTAGCAGCATGGCCCGCAGGCAGGCGAATATGATCCGGCTCATAGACACCATTTTTGACCAGAATTTTTAATTGTTCACTGGCCGCCACTGTCTTTGCCACACCTCGCCTTGGGCCCAGCCAGAACCACCAAATGATGGCAATAATCAGCAGCACTCCGATGGTATTTACCAGGATCGCATTCATTAGTGCACCTCCGAAGGCTTAAAAAAGCGCAGGCGGTTGGCATTGCTCACCACGGTCAGTGAGGAAAGTGCCATAGCGGCGCCGGCCACAATCGGGCTCAGCAACATGCCGGTGAGCGGATATAGCACCCCTGCGGCGATGGGTATACCTAAAGTGTTGTAAATAAAGGCTCCAAAAAGGTTCTGTTTAATATTGCCGAGAGTGGCCCGCGATAATTCCACCGCGTTGGCTACTCCATGTAGGGAGGAACGCATCAAGGTGACATCCGCACTTTCGATGGCGACATCGGTACCGGCGCCGATGGCAAAGCCCACATCGGCGCGGGCCAGTGCCGGGGCATCGTTGATACCATCCCCCACCATACCCACGCGCGCACCGCCTTTTTGCAATTCCGCGACTATGCGCTCTTTATCTTCCGGCAATAGCTCCGCATGCACTTTATCGATTTTCAGCTGACGGGCGACAGCCTCGGCACTGGCTTGGTTATCACCGGTTAGCATCTCCAAACGCAGGCCCAATTTACGTAAACGAGCGATGGCCGCTGCGGCATCGTCACGAATGGGATCGGCCACGGCGATAATTCCCTGCAGCACACCATCCACCGCGCCGTACATCACTGTACGGCCCTGTTCTGCCAGATTGTTGGCGCGGGCCTGCCAGTCACCCAGGGCAATATTTTCCCGCTGCATTAACTTACTGTTGCCCAGCAGTACCTTTTTACCGGAAATAACTCCC encodes:
- a CDS encoding TetR/AcrR family transcriptional regulator, which gives rise to MSGKKPTRSELKRQAIIDAAKQAFQELGVQGTSMDELAARAQVSKRTVYNHFASKEALVMFLIGELWQQATQSPGCDYNPDSDLHAQLLTLLELEIKTICNPQYIELNRMAFDYFFHQPEALRQEMEKYKAHETGVQRWIKAAAADGRLKPLDPEIASGQIHNLIKGSCFWPQMLQLSDPPSSTEQAALAERTAGMFLSHYQV
- a CDS encoding N-acetyltransferase produces the protein MIRSYTPNDIETILNIWLNASVKAHNFIAADFWDSQIDNMRNIYIPNSETYIYEIQSKITGFYSLVDNTLAALFVDPEFQGQGIGKQLLEHAKSQRSPLNLTVYKENVSSYQFYLSQGFHLLKEQSDNHTGHIECLMSTNIKNTHPHP
- a CDS encoding macro domain-containing protein, yielding MLLAKIYLIDKSKELVEAWHQVFGDIEIFEIIEGDFFSKPADAMVSPANSFGIMDGGLDLPIRNELGFEVEDRLQERIKSDFHGELPIGSAIVIPTSNSRWPYLISAPTMRIPEDISNTMNAYHAFRAILNSVRLFNESTPTQRINSIVCPGLGTGIGNLPARRCAGHMRAAYNYLSKPPRIPSYKEIHETHRKLQITY
- the gbpA gene encoding N-acetylglucosamine-binding protein GbpA, which produces MAVDMTLRVKKAVSSLKKPALNKTLLAMILAGVSSNVMSHGYVEELDGGVASARGTLCKYAQSTTGEKNVNCGSVQWEPQSIEGPEGFPESGPADGQIASGGNSSWSTLNEQTSDRWIKNPISAGTQTFKWHFTANHVTRDWKYYITKADWNPNQPLTRDSFDLNPFCEVDGNFQQPPYDVYHECVVPEREGYQVILAVWDVGDTVNAFYNVIDVEFSGNNGNDDNNSNWSQGGTIIPTQDLSVGDKVYTRVFGNGGENEAYSTVLDITSADQGMATNWTHDLAEKINQEQTLIRAGEYDGQDSFNPTYGSNPIYLQNDSGLERVEISYEINTQIPDYELNVSGLENEYTISGDQTALDLSLTAVGDIRAELKVVNHDQETLANYASNIRDGESVNTTLALSKSEAGHHMLVVVVKDFEGNLIEQNTLNFYLVGGDDSGDDDHNSGDDDQNNGDDGQTIDEDDYDYVFPRGLRRYTAGTKVLARDGNIYQCKPFPNSGYCVQWSRSANQYEPGRGRNWDMAWEKL
- a CDS encoding DUF417 family protein encodes the protein MMNTFLQKTSRALLGLSFALIAAALFLGQSGGLASIFGFYGVDYGVDSEAGLHTVRIVVALVFAAAAVLALLSLLKQQYIRPLALLIIFISLVPLLSLLGSAHWIDSLGGFPAIGSGQGVIKYFALTAVGLTLLSRSACQSQRYIWLNYLPVGLVLLWIGGMKFTAIEAQGIEGLVRSSPLMAWLYHFFNIQQASNLIGIYDLVALIILAIGIVMRPVFWPGVLLCGAVFVTTQTFLFSYPGSWQSPGILASSGIFIIKDLWFIANLLIMIDIRKRQDCPATGE
- a CDS encoding cupredoxin domain-containing protein → MNAILVNTIGVLLIIAIIWWFWLGPRRGVAKTVAASEQLKILVKNGVYEPDHIRLPAGHAATLHFLREDPSPCSEWVIFPDLEISAELALNKETTVEIPAAKPGKYPFSCQMQMYRGTLTLE